One region of Eleutherodactylus coqui strain aEleCoq1 chromosome 5, aEleCoq1.hap1, whole genome shotgun sequence genomic DNA includes:
- the ZBTB5 gene encoding zinc finger and BTB domain-containing protein 5, with amino-acid sequence MDFPGHFEQTFQQLNYQRLQGQLCDCVIVVGSRHFKAHRSVLAACSTHFRALFTVAEGDQSMNMIQLDSEVVTSEAFAALIDMMYTSTLMLGESNVMDVLLAASHLHLNAVVKACKHYLTTRTLPISSPNERSQEQSARMQRSFMLQQLGLSIVSSALNSNPGSEEQSQQQQNSMNSSVRNAMVEQRATFPIRRLHKRKQSSEERARRMRTSIEECLITDVTNESVQSMVNSREEYFSPDSIKMSDNIKSDSAPDHQEDGGIIFDQAYSNQEDTQVPSQSDNGGENIISMASQTTPIETGYSQGSSCDKTMYTSETHNITLDGKDHMRVIVKSEPLSSPEPQDEVSDVTSQAEGSEPVEVEGVASGEKIELSPESSDRSFSDPQSSTDRVGDIHILDVSATLEHKSSYSISNFLNKNRNGNLSLSQNSDDNIPNTTSDCRMDGEVSYLVSPESGPSGHSSNVMSHMDNPFGDGPDSHFARPMQDVMSLPCVQSSNYRGNDPFGMDFPRSGLGLHSMSRSIMGNVRGRAFNFPNYRRIAPKMPIVTSVRSTQLQDNTSNSQLMMNGSNSSYDNGNTSQQGPPQLTRASADVLSKCKKALSEHNVLVVEGARKYACKICCKTFLTLTDCKKHIRVHTGEKPYACLKCGKRFSQSSHLYKHSKTTCLRWQNSNLPTTLL; translated from the coding sequence ATGGATTTTCCTGGACATTTCGAACAAACATTTCAGCAGCTCAATTACCAACGTCTCCAAGGCCAACTTTGTGACTGCGTAATCGTGGTGGGCAGCAGACACTTTAAAGCCCATCGCTCTGTGTTGGCCGCATGCAGTACTCATTTCCGTGCTCTCTTCACCGTGGCGGAGGGTGACCAGAGCATGAACATGATCCAGCTGGACAGCGAGGTGGTCACCTCCGAGGCCTTTGCCGCTCTGATTGATATGATGTACACATCCACTCTTATGCTTGGAGAGAGCAACGTGATGGATGTCCTGCTGGCAGCGTCTCACCTTCACCTGAATGCGGTGGTGAAAGCGTGCAAGCATTACCTCACTACAAGGACATTGCCCATATCTTCTCCAAACGAGAGATCTCAGGAGCAAAGTGCAAGAATGCAGAGGTCTTTCATGCTCCAACAACTGGGATTGAGCATAGTTAGCTCGGCCTTAAATTCCAATCCAGGTAGTGAAGAGCAATCCCAGCAGCAACAGAATTCAATGAACTCCTCCGTTCGAAACGCTATGGTGGAGCAGAGGGCCACCTTTCCCATAAGGAGGTTGCATAAAAGAAAGCAATCTTCCGAAGAAAGGGCTAGACGTATGAGGACCTCCATTGAAGAATGCCTCATAACAGATGTTACCAATGAAAGTGTACAGTCCATGGTCAATTCTCGGGAAGAATATTTTTCTCCCGATTCTATCAAAATGTCAGACAACATCAAATCTGATTCTGCCCCTGACCACCAGGAGGATGGCGGCATCATATTTGACCAGGCCTACAGTAATCAAGAAGACACGCAAGTGCCCAGTCAGTCTGACAACGGTGGGGAAAATATTATTTCAATGGCATCCCAGACGACGCCTATCGAAACCGGCTACAGTCAAGGGTCGTCTTGCGATAAGACCATGTATACGTCAGAAACTCACAATATTACGTTGGACGGAAAAGACCACATGAGAGTTATCGTTAAATCGGAGCCTTTGAGCTCCCCAGAACCCCAAGATGAGGTAAGCGATGTCACATCCCAAGCGGAGGGAAGTGAACCGGTCGAAGTAGAAGGTGTCGCAAGTGGGGAAAAGATCGAACTGAGCCCAGAAAGCAGTGACCGCAGTTTTTCGGACCCTCAGTCTAGCACCGACCGGGTGGGAGATATTCATATTTTAGATGTTTCGGCCACCCTAGAGCACAAATCTTCTTATAGCATTTCTAATTTTCTAAATAAGAAcagaaatggaaaccttagcttAAGTCAAAACAGCGATGATAACATTCCCAATACAACCAGTGATTGTAGAATGGATGGAGAGGTGTCCTACCTGGTCAGCCCCGAGTCCGGACCCAGTGGCCATTCTTCTAATGTAATGTCTCACATGGATAATCCTTTCGGAGATGGCCCGGATTCTCATTTTGCTCGTCCTATGCAGGATGTAATGTCTTTACCTTGTGTTCAGTCTTCTAACTACCGTGGAAACGACCCATTTGGAATGGATTTCCCAAGGTCGGGGTTGGGACTTCACTCTATGTCAAGATCCATCATGGGAAATGTCAGGGGCCGCGCTTTTAACTTTCCAAATTATCGCCGAATTGCCCCCAAAATGCCTATTGTAACCTCAGTCCGGAGCACTCAGCTACAGGATAACACTTCTAACTCGCAACTAATGATGAACGGGTCAAACTCTTCGTACGACAATGGGAACACGTCTCAACAGGGTCCACCACAGTTGACGAGGGCTTCTGCAGACGTGCTTTCCAAGTGCAAGAAGGCGCTGTCCGAGCATAATGTGCTAGTGGTGGAGGGCGCCCGAAAATATGCTTGTAAAATATGTTGTAAAACCTTCCTGACTCTAACAGACTGTAAAAAGCACATCCGAGTACATACTGGCGAGAAACCTTACGCCTGCCTGAAATGCGGGAAGCGGTTCAGTCAGTCCAGCCATTTATATAAGCATTCCAAAACTACTTGCCTCAGGTGGCAAAACAGTAATCTGCCCACAACGTTGCtttaa